Proteins from a single region of Mytilus trossulus isolate FHL-02 chromosome 2, PNRI_Mtr1.1.1.hap1, whole genome shotgun sequence:
- the LOC134707425 gene encoding uncharacterized protein LOC134707425 isoform X2 → MTMGVCGIVDEQIIATVLTILACMIDVIGFAAPYWYFDDSAWQVVVQAMESIGLVFLLMALFFLYPKLFCFERRHCIRYLVVCFLLSSATFVLLGVIIYGTMAPLGWIDNIYFGFAFVIISAGIAVISACFLCLCQQKHKIQITHLKHYSIITKHSG, encoded by the exons ATGACTATGGGAGTTTGTGGTATAGTGGATGAACAAATTATAGCTACTGTGTTAACTATACTGGCCTGTATGATAGATGTTATAGGTTTTGCAGCCCCATACTGGTATTTTGATGACAGCG CATGGCAGGTCGTGGTTCAAGCAATGGAGTCTATTGGATTAGTGTTCCTTTTGATGGCTCTGTTCTTCCTATACCCCAAgctgttttgttttgaaagaagACATTGTATTCGATATCTAGTGGTTTGTTTCCTATTGTCATCAG CTACATTTGTTTTACTTGGAGTAATCATATATGGAACAATGGCACCACTGGGTTGGATAGACAACATTTACTTCGGCTTCGCCTTTGTTATTATCTCAGCAGGAATTGCAGTTATTTCTGCATGTTTTCTCTGTCTTTGTCAACAGAAACACAAGATCCAAATAACACATTTAAAACACTActcaattataacaaaacattcCGGTTAG
- the LOC134707425 gene encoding uncharacterized protein LOC134707425 isoform X1: MTMGVCGIVDEQIIATVLTILACMIDVIGFAAPYWYFDDSGKEYIYFGIWQYCTSNPATSCINLPNIQTWQVVVQAMESIGLVFLLMALFFLYPKLFCFERRHCIRYLVVCFLLSSATFVLLGVIIYGTMAPLGWIDNIYFGFAFVIISAGIAVISACFLCLCQQKHKIQITHLKHYSIITKHSG; this comes from the exons ATGACTATGGGAGTTTGTGGTATAGTGGATGAACAAATTATAGCTACTGTGTTAACTATACTGGCCTGTATGATAGATGTTATAGGTTTTGCAGCCCCATACTGGTATTTTGATGACAGCGGtaaggaatatatatattttggaatATGGCAATATTGTACATCGAATCCTGCAACGTCTTGTATTAATCTTCCGAACATTCAAA CATGGCAGGTCGTGGTTCAAGCAATGGAGTCTATTGGATTAGTGTTCCTTTTGATGGCTCTGTTCTTCCTATACCCCAAgctgttttgttttgaaagaagACATTGTATTCGATATCTAGTGGTTTGTTTCCTATTGTCATCAG CTACATTTGTTTTACTTGGAGTAATCATATATGGAACAATGGCACCACTGGGTTGGATAGACAACATTTACTTCGGCTTCGCCTTTGTTATTATCTCAGCAGGAATTGCAGTTATTTCTGCATGTTTTCTCTGTCTTTGTCAACAGAAACACAAGATCCAAATAACACATTTAAAACACTActcaattataacaaaacattcCGGTTAG